The Lagopus muta isolate bLagMut1 chromosome 4, bLagMut1 primary, whole genome shotgun sequence genome has a window encoding:
- the IL21 gene encoding interleukin-21, which translates to MERMIIFCMLFFCSSMVLTAAPPKAMKYKQLAKTIDHLKDVVKDKDVELLHTPENPEDGCLFTAMTCFQDGILKLQPKNSQVNVTFTKTVKILRRPILPDSGEHCESSCQSYERKKPQEFLNSFSKLMQKVIN; encoded by the exons ATGGAGAGGatgattattttctgtatgcTCTTCTTCTGTTCCAGTATGGTGCTGACTGCAGCTCCACCAAAAGCAATGAAATACAAACAGCTTGCAAAGACAATTGACCATCTAAAAGATGTAGTGAAAGATAAG GATGTTGAATTGCTGCATACACCAGAAAACCCTGAG GATGGATGCCTGTTCACAGCTATGACCTGCTTCCAGGATGGCATACTGAAATTACAGCCAAAAAACAGCCAAGTAAATGTTACATTCACCAAAACTGTGAAGATCTTGAGAAGACCCATTTTGCCAGACTCTGGAGAG CATTGTGAGTCTTCATGTCAGTCTTACGAGAGAAAAAAGCCCCAAGAGTTTCTGAACAGCTTTTCAAAACTGATGCAAAAGGTAATCAATTAG